One genomic window of Cannabis sativa cultivar Pink pepper isolate KNU-18-1 chromosome 2, ASM2916894v1, whole genome shotgun sequence includes the following:
- the LOC133035177 gene encoding putative disease resistance protein At1g50180 isoform X1 translates to MADAVVSFVIERIGDLLIDEAKFLYGVKGQVGNAKIKLQCMSAFLKDADALVRNGDERVRLLVVQVRENALDLEDVIETYVFKVASSSNHGTIRRALKWCVRIVDVYKVGSKIKEISSNIDTWTSQLESLGVQRSIQKGDEASSSSYVQQQRKLRQAYSYVEDNHVVGFDNDIKDLVGLLTEKENPHKHKVISVCGMGGLGKTTLARKVYQHPHVRTHFDCYAWASISQQCNTRQVLEGIYFAFTSPTDAQRNHIKNLTDDELAKELYNFQKQKKCLVVLDDIWTPTTWDLLQHAFPTTTQGDAHSKILLTTRNKVVALHADPHGFIHEPHLLNDKESWELFQNKCYSIGTDPSDSNDDKERKKEVAVEMLKKCSGLPLAIIVLAGLLSKKHTIRDWELMKANVILCIGEGDQQHDVDSNYRGVSGVLGLSYSELPRHLKPCFLYLARYAEDVPIRVKELCLVLIAEGFISPRRGPVETLEEVAYDWLCELVERSMIQVKEMSSTEGRIKSFCIHDLMRDLCVSKAQEENFLHFTDWQNKGEQPIEANVRRVSIYDNEYLYDGDFIHMFRNKDGSLRCLVLHDGNSIIGQEKRVLRHACNHFLKLRVLIIGHEYRYSRSTLKLPKEIGNLIHLRLLSIPHWKFETIPSSFGNLRCLQTLRVRIQSDIIIPSSVCKLDQLRHLYLITEDGNGIEFGNFLRSTKSRNLQTLVGISTKDLLLSDLLQLESLKKLGIRVDRNFVTFLHNPQSLTFTRLLSLQMDNRFRTKIDIVPLILSCPHIYKLSVGSPIVRLPEVNQFSPNLIKLKLTGLLLEDDPMPTLEKLPKLRVLVIGSGTFIGDEMVCSRGGFPRLESLELISLYNLKEWKVEESALPTLAYLRIEICRELRRVPDGVRNIVTLNEMVIDYMPKKFNERMKEGGDDFHKVNHVPSRVFIDCDWGTYLSFVVSFILFFSIIILSILKFPN, encoded by the exons ATGGCAGATGCTGTTGTTTCATTTGTGATTGAAAGGATTGGAGACTTGCTAATTGATGAAGCCAAGTTCTTGTATGGAGTCAAAGGCCAAGTGGGGAATGCAAAAATCAAGCTTCAATGTATGAGTGCTTTCTTAAAAGATGCTGATGCTTTGGTAAGAAATGGTGATGAGAGAGTTCGCCTTTTGGTTGTCCAAGTCAGAGAAAATGCTCTTGACTTGGAGGATGTTATTGAGACTTATGTCTTCAAAGTGGCTTCCTCTTCAAATCATGGAACTATCAGACGTGCATTGAAGTGGTGTGTTCGCATTGTTGATGTGTATAAAGTTGGATCAAAGATAAAAGAGATCTCATCCAACATCGACACTTGGACTTCACAATTAGAATCACTTGGAGTACAAAGATCAATACAAAAAGGAGATGAAGCTTCTTCAAGCAGCTATGTCCAACAGCAAAGAAAGTTGAGGCAAGCTTATTCTTATGTTGAAGACAACCATGTTGTTGGATTTGATAATGATATTAAAGATTTGGTTGGCCTTTTGACTGAAAAAGAGAACCCTCATAAGCATAAGGTGATCTCTGTATGTGGGATGGGTGGTTTGGGCAAAACTACTCTTGCAAGAAAGGTCTATCAGCATCCTCATGTCAGGACTCACTTTGACTGTTATGCTTGGGCCTCAATATCTCAGCAGTGTAATACACGCCAAGTCTTGGAAGGAATTTACTTTGCTTTCACTTCGCCCACAGATGCACAAAGAAATCACATCAAAAACTTAACGGATGATGAATTAGCCAAGGAGCTTTACAACTTCCAGAAACAGAAAAAATGTTTGGTAGTCCTTGATGATATATGGACCCCAACAACATGGGATCTTCTACAACATGCATTCCCTACTACTACTCAAGGAGACGCACATAGCAAGATCTTACTCACTACTCGGAATAAGGTTGTTGCTTTGCACGCCGATCCACATGGTTTCATCCATGAACCTCATTTGCTCAATGACAAGGAGAGTTGGGAGCTATTTCAGAATAAGTGCTATTCTATTGGAACAGATCCATCAG ATTCAAATGATGATAAAGAAAGGAAGAAAGAAGTAGCGGTAGAGATGCTTAAAAAGTGCTCTGGTCTGCCATTAGCCATCATTGTGCTCGCTGGTCTTCTATCTAAGAAACACACCATCCGTGACTGGGAGTTGATGAAAGCAAATGTAATTCTGTGCATAGGTGAAGGTGATCAACAACATGATGTTGACTCAAATTACCGTGGTGTTTCAGGGGTCTTGGGTTTGAGTTACAGCGAGTTACCACGTCACTTGAAGCCTTGTTTTCTGTACTTGGCTCGTTACGCGGAAGATGTCCCAATCAGAGTAAAAGAGTTATGTCTTGTACTCATAGCAGAAGGTTTTATATCGCCAAGAAGAGGGCCTGTGGAAACTTTGGAGGAAGTGGCATATGATTGGTTGTGTGAGTTGGTAGAGAGGAGTATGATTCAGGTCAAAGAAATGAGTTCAACTGAAGGAAGGATAAAGTCATTTTGCATTCATGATCTGATGAGAGACTTGTGTGTGTCTAAAGCCCAAGAAGAAAACTTTCTACATTTTACTGATTGGCAGAATAAAGGAGAACAGCCAATAGAAGCAAACGTACGAAGAGTTTCCATCTATGATAATGAATATTTGTATGATGGTGATTTTATTCATATGTTTAGAAACAAAGATGGCTCTCTCAGGTGCCTTGTTCTACATGATGGAAATTCGATTATTGGTCAAGAAAAAAGAGTATTGAGACATGCATGCAATCACTTTTTGAAGCTTAGAGTTTTGATTATTGGTCATGAATATAGGTATTCCAGATCTACTTTGAAGTTGCCTAAAGAAATTGGGAATCTGATCCATCTAAGGTTATTAAGTATTCCTCATTGGAAATTCGAAACGATTCCATCTTCATTTGGGAATTTAAGATGCCTCCAGACTTTGAGAGTAAGGATCCAGAGTGATATCATAATACCAAGTTCAGTGTGCAAGTTGGATCAACTGAGGCATCTATATCTTATCACTGAGGATGGTAATGGCATAGAATTTGGTAATTTCTTGAGGTCAACTAAGTCTAGAAATTTACAAACATTGGTAGGTATTAGTACTAAGGATCTTCTACTGAGTGATCTTCTACAGTTGGAGAGTCTCAAGAAATTAGGGATTCGTGTGGATCGAAATTTTGTGACATTCTTACACAATCCCCAATCTCTCACATTCACTCGTCTTCTGTCTTTACAAATGGATAATCGTTTTCGCACCAAGATAgatattgttcctttgataTTAAGCTGTCCTCACATTTATAAGCTTAGTGTAGGCTCTCCTATAGTAAGATTACCAGAAGTCAACCAATTCTCCCCAAATCTCATCAAGTTGAAGTTGACTGGGCTGTTACTTGAGGATGATCCAATGCCAACATTAGAAAAGCTACCAAAATTAAGAGTCCTTGTCATTGGATCTGGTACCTTCATAGGGGATGAGATGGTGTGCTCAAGAGGAGGTTTCCCTCGACTTGAATCTCTTGAGCTTATTAGTCTATATAACTTGAAAGAGTGGAAAGTGGAGGAGAGTGCATTGCCTACCCTTGCCTATTTGCGTATTGAGATATGCAGGGAATTGAGGAGAGTTCCAGATGGAGTAAGAAACATTGTTACACTCAATGAGATGGTCATAGATTATATGCCTAAGAAATTCAATGAAAGAATGAAGGAAGGAGGAGACGATTTCCACAAAGTCAACCACGTGCCATCACGTGTATTCATCGATTGTGATTGGGGTACATATCTATCTTTTGTTGTTAGTttcattcttttcttttctataattattttatccATACTAAAATTCCCAAATTAA
- the LOC133035177 gene encoding putative disease resistance protein At1g50180 isoform X2 has product MADAVVSFVIERIGDLLIDEAKFLYGVKGQVGNAKIKLQCMSAFLKDADALVRNGDERVRLLVVQVRENALDLEDVIETYVFKVASSSNHGTIRRALKWCVRIVDVYKVGSKIKEISSNIDTWTSQLESLGVQRSIQKGDEASSSSYVQQQRKLRQAYSYVEDNHVVGFDNDIKDLVGLLTEKENPHKHKVISVCGMGGLGKTTLARKVYQHPHVRTHFDCYAWASISQQCNTRQVLEGIYFAFTSPTDAQRNHIKNLTDDELAKELYNFQKQKKCLVVLDDIWTPTTWDLLQHAFPTTTQGDAHSKILLTTRNKVVALHADPHGFIHEPHLLNDKESWELFQNKCYSIGTDPSDSNDDKERKKEVAVEMLKKCSGLPLAIIVLAGLLSKKHTIRDWELMKANVILCIGEGDQQHDVDSNYRGVSGVLGLSYSELPRHLKPCFLYLARYAEDVPIRVKELCLVLIAEGFISPRRGPVETLEEVAYDWLCELVERSMIQVKEMSSTEGRIKSFCIHDLMRDLCVSKAQEENFLHFTDWQNKGEQPIEANVRRVSIYDNEYLYDGDFIHMFRNKDGSLRCLVLHDGNSIIGQEKRVLRHACNHFLKLRVLIIGHEYRYSRSTLKLPKEIGNLIHLRLLSIPHWKFETIPSSFGNLRCLQTLRVRIQSDIIIPSSVCKLDQLRHLYLITEDGNGIEFGNFLRSTKSRNLQTLVGISTKDLLLSDLLQLESLKKLGIRVDRNFVTFLHNPQSLTFTRLLSLQMDNRFRTKIDIVPLILSCPHIYKLSVGSPIVRLPEVNQFSPNLIKLKLTGLLLEDDPMPTLEKLPKLRVLVIGSGTFIGDEMVCSRGGFPRLESLELISLYNLKEWKVEESALPTLAYLRIEICRELRRVPDGVRNIVTLNEMVIDYMPKKFNERMKEGGDDFHKVNHVPSRVFIDCDWD; this is encoded by the exons ATGGCAGATGCTGTTGTTTCATTTGTGATTGAAAGGATTGGAGACTTGCTAATTGATGAAGCCAAGTTCTTGTATGGAGTCAAAGGCCAAGTGGGGAATGCAAAAATCAAGCTTCAATGTATGAGTGCTTTCTTAAAAGATGCTGATGCTTTGGTAAGAAATGGTGATGAGAGAGTTCGCCTTTTGGTTGTCCAAGTCAGAGAAAATGCTCTTGACTTGGAGGATGTTATTGAGACTTATGTCTTCAAAGTGGCTTCCTCTTCAAATCATGGAACTATCAGACGTGCATTGAAGTGGTGTGTTCGCATTGTTGATGTGTATAAAGTTGGATCAAAGATAAAAGAGATCTCATCCAACATCGACACTTGGACTTCACAATTAGAATCACTTGGAGTACAAAGATCAATACAAAAAGGAGATGAAGCTTCTTCAAGCAGCTATGTCCAACAGCAAAGAAAGTTGAGGCAAGCTTATTCTTATGTTGAAGACAACCATGTTGTTGGATTTGATAATGATATTAAAGATTTGGTTGGCCTTTTGACTGAAAAAGAGAACCCTCATAAGCATAAGGTGATCTCTGTATGTGGGATGGGTGGTTTGGGCAAAACTACTCTTGCAAGAAAGGTCTATCAGCATCCTCATGTCAGGACTCACTTTGACTGTTATGCTTGGGCCTCAATATCTCAGCAGTGTAATACACGCCAAGTCTTGGAAGGAATTTACTTTGCTTTCACTTCGCCCACAGATGCACAAAGAAATCACATCAAAAACTTAACGGATGATGAATTAGCCAAGGAGCTTTACAACTTCCAGAAACAGAAAAAATGTTTGGTAGTCCTTGATGATATATGGACCCCAACAACATGGGATCTTCTACAACATGCATTCCCTACTACTACTCAAGGAGACGCACATAGCAAGATCTTACTCACTACTCGGAATAAGGTTGTTGCTTTGCACGCCGATCCACATGGTTTCATCCATGAACCTCATTTGCTCAATGACAAGGAGAGTTGGGAGCTATTTCAGAATAAGTGCTATTCTATTGGAACAGATCCATCAG ATTCAAATGATGATAAAGAAAGGAAGAAAGAAGTAGCGGTAGAGATGCTTAAAAAGTGCTCTGGTCTGCCATTAGCCATCATTGTGCTCGCTGGTCTTCTATCTAAGAAACACACCATCCGTGACTGGGAGTTGATGAAAGCAAATGTAATTCTGTGCATAGGTGAAGGTGATCAACAACATGATGTTGACTCAAATTACCGTGGTGTTTCAGGGGTCTTGGGTTTGAGTTACAGCGAGTTACCACGTCACTTGAAGCCTTGTTTTCTGTACTTGGCTCGTTACGCGGAAGATGTCCCAATCAGAGTAAAAGAGTTATGTCTTGTACTCATAGCAGAAGGTTTTATATCGCCAAGAAGAGGGCCTGTGGAAACTTTGGAGGAAGTGGCATATGATTGGTTGTGTGAGTTGGTAGAGAGGAGTATGATTCAGGTCAAAGAAATGAGTTCAACTGAAGGAAGGATAAAGTCATTTTGCATTCATGATCTGATGAGAGACTTGTGTGTGTCTAAAGCCCAAGAAGAAAACTTTCTACATTTTACTGATTGGCAGAATAAAGGAGAACAGCCAATAGAAGCAAACGTACGAAGAGTTTCCATCTATGATAATGAATATTTGTATGATGGTGATTTTATTCATATGTTTAGAAACAAAGATGGCTCTCTCAGGTGCCTTGTTCTACATGATGGAAATTCGATTATTGGTCAAGAAAAAAGAGTATTGAGACATGCATGCAATCACTTTTTGAAGCTTAGAGTTTTGATTATTGGTCATGAATATAGGTATTCCAGATCTACTTTGAAGTTGCCTAAAGAAATTGGGAATCTGATCCATCTAAGGTTATTAAGTATTCCTCATTGGAAATTCGAAACGATTCCATCTTCATTTGGGAATTTAAGATGCCTCCAGACTTTGAGAGTAAGGATCCAGAGTGATATCATAATACCAAGTTCAGTGTGCAAGTTGGATCAACTGAGGCATCTATATCTTATCACTGAGGATGGTAATGGCATAGAATTTGGTAATTTCTTGAGGTCAACTAAGTCTAGAAATTTACAAACATTGGTAGGTATTAGTACTAAGGATCTTCTACTGAGTGATCTTCTACAGTTGGAGAGTCTCAAGAAATTAGGGATTCGTGTGGATCGAAATTTTGTGACATTCTTACACAATCCCCAATCTCTCACATTCACTCGTCTTCTGTCTTTACAAATGGATAATCGTTTTCGCACCAAGATAgatattgttcctttgataTTAAGCTGTCCTCACATTTATAAGCTTAGTGTAGGCTCTCCTATAGTAAGATTACCAGAAGTCAACCAATTCTCCCCAAATCTCATCAAGTTGAAGTTGACTGGGCTGTTACTTGAGGATGATCCAATGCCAACATTAGAAAAGCTACCAAAATTAAGAGTCCTTGTCATTGGATCTGGTACCTTCATAGGGGATGAGATGGTGTGCTCAAGAGGAGGTTTCCCTCGACTTGAATCTCTTGAGCTTATTAGTCTATATAACTTGAAAGAGTGGAAAGTGGAGGAGAGTGCATTGCCTACCCTTGCCTATTTGCGTATTGAGATATGCAGGGAATTGAGGAGAGTTCCAGATGGAGTAAGAAACATTGTTACACTCAATGAGATGGTCATAGATTATATGCCTAAGAAATTCAATGAAAGAATGAAGGAAGGAGGAGACGATTTCCACAAAGTCAACCACGTGCCATCACGTGTATTCATCGATTGTGATTGGG